Proteins from one Halovivax limisalsi genomic window:
- a CDS encoding DUF547 domain-containing protein encodes MSAQLDPLSAAADLLYTVKTDGNPSEHRDHLARLDQDRLDHILADRPRRLAFWLNVFNAYVHLLLDDLDEELGSNRLRRYRFFSRDRIPIAGTTLSLNDVRDGMLRHSKLRWGLGYLPRPFPSAFERRFRLAECDPRIHFALNSSGEHSPPLSVYSPADVDHELDVATEWYLSETVRFDGERAVATVPRLFRWYRGDFGGMSGIRSFLLDYDVIPDVDGLSIEFVEFDSIELDRYRV; translated from the coding sequence ATGTCGGCGCAGCTCGATCCACTCTCTGCGGCGGCGGACCTGCTCTACACGGTGAAGACGGACGGGAATCCGTCGGAACACCGAGACCATCTCGCCCGGCTCGATCAGGACCGCCTGGATCACATCCTGGCCGATCGCCCGCGCCGCCTGGCGTTCTGGCTCAACGTCTTCAACGCATACGTCCACCTCCTGCTCGACGACCTGGACGAGGAACTCGGGAGTAATCGACTGCGGCGCTACCGCTTTTTCTCCAGGGACCGGATCCCGATCGCGGGGACGACGCTCAGCCTGAACGACGTCCGCGACGGCATGCTTCGCCACTCGAAGCTCCGCTGGGGACTCGGCTACCTGCCACGACCGTTCCCGTCCGCCTTCGAGCGTCGATTCCGGTTGGCGGAGTGCGATCCGCGGATTCACTTCGCGCTGAACAGCAGCGGGGAGCACTCGCCGCCGCTGTCGGTCTACTCGCCGGCCGACGTCGACCACGAACTCGACGTCGCGACCGAGTGGTACCTCTCGGAGACGGTGCGCTTCGACGGCGAGCGGGCCGTCGCGACGGTCCCGCGACTCTTCCGGTGGTACCGGGGCGACTTCGGCGGAATGAGCGGCATTCGGTCGTTCCTCCTCGACTACGACGTGATCCCTGACGTCGACGGGCTCTCGATCGAATTCGTCGAGTTCGACTCGATCGAACTCGACCGCTACCGGGTCTGA
- a CDS encoding AI-2E family transporter: MNRATGTFLALVVAFGFLSLQLVLPFVQYVLLALLLAYVLLPLRDPLADRTTPSIAAFILVLLALTGFVVPIAALFALIGDNAVRWAQGVDPESIQLADVESAIEETTGYEVDLAAEAASASQEIAAFLVDQTTTYFALATHTLLGLGLTLFLLYYLLKDSDRLLAWLHDVTPLPPDLQRDLFARIDAVMRAVLLGHVFIAFVQGSLAGLGLFAMGVPNAAFWTVVMMVLALVPLVGAFLVWGPAALYLFLVDEPVLAAALFVYSLIIVSVSDDYLRPIVVDRYARLNPAVIILGVLGGAYAFGVMGLFYGPVVLGALIATVETVDDYWDRQDQRSA, encoded by the coding sequence GTGAACCGCGCGACGGGAACGTTTCTCGCCCTCGTGGTCGCCTTCGGCTTCCTCTCGCTCCAGTTGGTCCTGCCGTTCGTCCAGTACGTCCTACTCGCACTCTTGCTCGCGTACGTCCTGCTACCGCTCAGAGATCCGCTCGCCGACCGTACGACGCCGTCGATCGCCGCGTTCATCCTCGTCCTCCTCGCGCTGACGGGGTTCGTCGTCCCGATCGCCGCCCTGTTCGCGCTGATCGGGGACAACGCCGTCAGGTGGGCACAGGGGGTCGACCCGGAGTCGATCCAGCTCGCGGACGTCGAATCGGCGATCGAGGAGACGACGGGATACGAGGTCGACCTGGCCGCGGAAGCGGCGAGCGCGAGTCAGGAGATCGCGGCCTTCCTGGTGGACCAGACGACGACCTACTTCGCGCTGGCGACGCACACGCTCCTCGGACTGGGGCTGACCCTGTTTCTCCTCTACTACCTGCTGAAGGACAGCGATCGGTTGCTCGCCTGGTTGCACGACGTCACGCCGTTGCCGCCCGACCTCCAGCGGGACCTATTCGCCCGGATCGACGCCGTCATGCGGGCCGTCCTGCTGGGCCACGTCTTCATCGCGTTCGTCCAGGGATCGCTCGCCGGCCTCGGCCTCTTCGCGATGGGCGTCCCCAACGCCGCCTTCTGGACGGTCGTGATGATGGTCCTCGCGCTCGTCCCGCTCGTCGGCGCCTTCCTCGTCTGGGGGCCCGCCGCGCTCTACCTGTTCCTGGTCGACGAACCCGTGCTCGCCGCGGCGCTGTTCGTCTACAGTCTCATCATCGTCAGCGTCTCCGACGACTACCTCCGCCCGATCGTCGTCGACCGGTACGCCCGGCTCAACCCGGCCGTGATCATCCTCGGCGTCCTCGGTGGCGCGTACGCGTTCGGCGTGATGGGACTGTTCTACGGCCCGGTGGTCCTCGGCGCGCTGATCGCGACGGTCGAGACGGTCGACGACTACTGGGATCGACAGGACCAGCGGTCGGCCTGA
- a CDS encoding HNH endonuclease, with protein MTEVVADAAIFERDEYACQQCGATGADASTLTTWSIDSHPVRSSLVTLCSSCGALLDGADPTWRSTLGDDVHGSLFSLLETTTATQGATVAAIARLATDVTGGPESADESDPPTGRTREAYLATRRDVYRSLAVVDRHLDALADVSADTDTATPFDDLDPSVRSRLETVDDLMRTLRTHLRSAVVLAETAVVADGRCQVCLEPIAVRREGDDASSSDEPDRCGACSNDRRAIDEWETTDGEVDRTRLFRALSNQLEAAGETTTELTDETGTLAARLAG; from the coding sequence GTGACCGAGGTCGTAGCCGACGCGGCGATATTCGAGCGAGACGAGTACGCGTGTCAGCAGTGCGGCGCCACCGGGGCTGACGCGTCGACGCTCACCACCTGGTCGATCGATTCGCACCCGGTTCGGTCGTCACTGGTGACGCTCTGTTCGTCCTGTGGGGCGCTTCTCGACGGTGCCGACCCGACCTGGCGGTCGACTCTCGGCGACGACGTCCACGGGAGCCTGTTCTCGCTGCTCGAGACCACGACCGCGACGCAAGGGGCGACCGTCGCCGCGATCGCCAGACTCGCGACCGACGTGACGGGCGGGCCGGAGTCGGCGGACGAGTCGGACCCACCGACCGGCCGCACGCGCGAAGCGTACCTGGCGACTCGTCGCGACGTTTACCGTTCGCTGGCGGTGGTCGATCGACACCTCGACGCGCTCGCCGACGTTAGTGCGGACACCGATACGGCGACGCCGTTCGACGATCTCGACCCGTCGGTGCGATCGAGACTGGAGACGGTCGACGACCTGATGCGGACCCTGAGAACCCATCTCCGTTCGGCCGTCGTCCTCGCGGAGACGGCCGTCGTCGCCGACGGTCGCTGCCAGGTCTGTCTGGAACCGATCGCCGTGCGGCGCGAGGGCGACGACGCGAGCTCGTCGGACGAACCCGATCGCTGCGGAGCGTGTTCGAACGATCGTCGAGCGATCGACGAGTGGGAGACGACGGACGGCGAGGTCGATCGAACGCGCCTCTTCCGAGCGCTCTCGAACCAGCTGGAGGCGGCCGGCGAGACGACGACGGAGCTAACCGACGAAACGGGAACGCTCGCGGCCCGATTAGCTGGGTAA
- the glmS gene encoding methylaspartate mutase subunit S: protein MTKTVVLGVIGSDAHVVGITILEQALGAAGFDVINLGVQTSQEEFAEAARVHEAEAVLVSSLYGHAEQDCQGFHELLAEEGLDVVTYIGGNLAVGQDTFDGIRSTFEDLGFDRVFDSETDPEEAIAALHRDLQLTTTEAEQATVNS, encoded by the coding sequence ATGACGAAAACGGTCGTCCTCGGCGTGATCGGATCCGACGCGCACGTCGTCGGCATCACTATCCTCGAGCAGGCTCTCGGGGCTGCGGGATTCGACGTGATCAACCTCGGCGTCCAGACCTCCCAGGAGGAGTTCGCCGAGGCGGCACGTGTTCACGAGGCCGAAGCCGTACTCGTCTCTTCGCTCTACGGACACGCCGAGCAGGACTGTCAGGGCTTCCACGAACTCCTCGCGGAGGAGGGCCTCGACGTTGTCACCTACATCGGGGGGAACCTCGCGGTCGGACAGGATACCTTCGACGGGATCAGGTCGACGTTCGAGGACCTCGGGTTCGACCGGGTCTTCGACTCCGAGACCGACCCCGAGGAGGCCATCGCTGCGTTGCACCGTGATCTGCAGCTGACGACGACCGAGGCCGAACAGGCGACTGTCAACTCCTGA
- a CDS encoding class I SAM-dependent methyltransferase, protein MGDRAELRHADITEPLEFADDVFDGVVCGLSLHYVEDWRDPFTEFARVLRPGGFLVFSAQNPVDEYIAFDSENYFDVERRQMTWSAAGDDVDVPVYRRPLSEAINPLIETGFHLDELLEPRPTESFEAKKPESYEKRSKYPTILCVRATKSD, encoded by the coding sequence ATCGGCGATCGCGCTGAACTCCGCCACGCAGATATCACGGAGCCCCTCGAGTTCGCCGACGACGTATTCGACGGCGTCGTTTGCGGCCTCTCGCTCCACTACGTCGAAGACTGGCGAGACCCCTTCACGGAGTTCGCTCGCGTTCTCCGGCCAGGTGGCTTCCTCGTGTTTTCGGCCCAGAACCCGGTCGACGAGTACATCGCGTTCGATAGCGAGAACTACTTCGACGTCGAACGGAGACAGATGACGTGGTCGGCTGCAGGCGATGACGTCGACGTCCCGGTCTATCGACGACCACTTTCGGAGGCCATCAATCCGCTCATCGAAACCGGTTTCCATCTGGATGAACTGCTCGAACCGAGGCCGACGGAGTCGTTCGAAGCCAAGAAACCGGAGTCCTACGAGAAGCGATCGAAATACCCGACCATTCTGTGTGTCCGTGCGACGAAATCTGACTAG
- a CDS encoding beta strand repeat-containing protein has product MHSNTPTPRTPTAAARRAIILSILVVLSTVATTGFVALPVAAASGDPADVTLGSTDPGAMTAHNWSLSADSAGGENLGRLSLDYAGTNTNLSAVEPNDVAVTVGGSSVTVNDVFDYNGNETLDVWVTATQVAGGDNVTVEFRNDVVENPSSDGEYVAWMDLFDDGGGLITSGSSSFTIGSGDEGGTGTIAGQVTNASDGTGIGGAEVYVTQGGGLVNSTVADSNGNYSVSVPTGTYNASAAADGYDANTTQDVGVTDSATTRVDLALAESTEDVSDPASVTLGNAEKGVLTAHNWSMSALSASGENLTQIDLSYLGTGVNLSRVAPGDVAVSVNGTPATVHDVLDTGSAENASISLGNDVILESEHEVSVNFLADVVENPPANGTYTGYIDLMGNQSVGRITGGSADFTIGSDGGGSNTGTIEGRVTNATDGTPIGGATVDVYGAEYATTTTDSGGNYSLDVAPGTYDVFVSHVDYDDNSTNGVGVTDGGTTTVDVALTKPSFKIVDTSVEWVGGTEPSMMPTVSTYRTNLAGVNLVGESGQDLASIGVETDTVFRVNATFEDFTPRQMIGTMHDASWEYVNVTGKQVTVSVVGKPGSAQYMNNAPGLHEWPDDGTDQADVEFEQMWDFAFDEMDYVGMSESEKAQVNGSILATDAQTFSMPQYDEGTSDQPGSLSIDIAGPHLTVGGKTNYGFFEGFVTDAQLAAWNVSDPTTELIANYQGSGVTGMNVTAVDGGARYEFPVHYSAGTVSVSAGEQQGSANFDVAIDSTNAPVEAGSALSVDVTVTNTGAAAGTKDVGLLDLSGSSVDSETITLESGASTTITLTWSTGDGDAGSGSITVTSTDDSASVDVTIEEPSSGGGPALPPPPPSEPDLSVVGIDAAATTVAPGEEISVTVTVANDGDAAGTQSLELTVDGTVVASASVDVAAGATVVETVSYTFESAGSYALAINGQSAGTVTVEESAADGDSKAADPDETEGGDDTDSGSDQQGAGSGPTASTDPDSTSAGDPGPGADGVPGFTPIVTIVALLSVLAARRRRTG; this is encoded by the coding sequence ATGCACTCGAACACACCAACCCCCCGGACCCCCACCGCAGCAGCGCGCCGTGCAATCATCCTGTCGATCCTCGTCGTCCTCTCGACCGTCGCGACGACCGGATTCGTTGCGCTGCCGGTCGCGGCGGCGTCGGGCGATCCGGCCGACGTCACGCTCGGAAGCACCGATCCGGGCGCGATGACAGCCCACAACTGGTCGCTGTCGGCGGACAGTGCCGGCGGTGAGAATCTCGGCCGCCTCTCACTCGATTACGCGGGCACCAACACCAACCTGTCGGCGGTGGAACCGAACGACGTCGCCGTGACGGTCGGCGGCAGCTCCGTTACAGTGAACGACGTCTTCGATTATAACGGAAACGAGACGCTCGACGTGTGGGTTACCGCGACGCAAGTTGCGGGCGGCGACAACGTGACCGTCGAGTTCCGCAACGACGTCGTCGAAAATCCGTCGAGTGACGGCGAGTACGTGGCGTGGATGGACCTCTTCGACGACGGCGGCGGGCTCATAACCAGCGGGTCGAGTTCGTTCACGATCGGGTCCGGTGACGAGGGCGGAACCGGAACCATCGCCGGACAGGTCACCAACGCATCGGACGGGACCGGGATCGGCGGGGCGGAGGTGTACGTCACACAGGGTGGCGGATTAGTCAACAGTACGGTTGCCGATTCGAACGGGAACTACTCGGTGAGCGTTCCGACCGGGACCTACAACGCATCCGCGGCGGCCGACGGGTACGACGCGAACACGACGCAGGACGTCGGCGTTACGGATAGCGCCACGACGCGGGTCGATCTCGCACTGGCGGAGTCGACCGAGGACGTATCGGATCCCGCCTCGGTCACCCTCGGAAACGCGGAGAAAGGCGTATTGACGGCCCACAACTGGTCGATGTCGGCGCTCTCCGCGAGCGGTGAGAACCTCACGCAGATCGACCTCTCGTATCTCGGCACCGGAGTCAATCTCTCGAGGGTCGCCCCCGGTGACGTCGCCGTGAGCGTGAACGGGACGCCAGCCACGGTCCATGACGTACTCGACACCGGATCGGCCGAGAACGCCTCGATTTCGCTCGGTAACGACGTCATCCTCGAGAGCGAACACGAGGTTTCGGTGAATTTCCTCGCCGACGTCGTCGAGAACCCGCCAGCGAACGGCACCTATACCGGGTACATCGACCTCATGGGGAACCAGTCGGTGGGCAGAATCACCGGCGGTTCGGCGGACTTTACCATCGGTTCCGACGGCGGTGGGAGTAACACCGGGACCATCGAGGGACGGGTGACCAACGCCACCGACGGGACGCCGATCGGCGGCGCGACCGTCGACGTCTACGGGGCGGAATACGCGACCACGACGACGGACTCGGGCGGCAACTACTCGCTCGACGTCGCACCCGGAACCTACGACGTGTTCGTCTCCCACGTCGATTACGACGACAATTCGACGAACGGCGTCGGCGTCACCGACGGCGGGACGACGACCGTCGACGTCGCGCTGACGAAACCGTCGTTCAAGATCGTCGACACGAGCGTCGAGTGGGTCGGCGGGACCGAACCCTCGATGATGCCAACGGTGAGTACGTATCGAACCAACCTCGCAGGCGTCAATCTCGTCGGGGAGAGCGGACAGGATCTGGCCTCCATCGGCGTCGAAACCGACACGGTGTTCAGAGTGAACGCCACGTTCGAGGACTTCACGCCGCGCCAGATGATCGGGACGATGCACGACGCGAGCTGGGAGTACGTCAACGTCACCGGGAAGCAAGTGACCGTCTCAGTCGTCGGGAAGCCGGGCAGTGCGCAATACATGAACAACGCACCCGGACTCCACGAGTGGCCCGACGACGGCACCGACCAGGCCGACGTCGAGTTCGAGCAGATGTGGGATTTCGCGTTCGACGAAATGGACTACGTGGGCATGTCCGAATCGGAGAAGGCGCAGGTTAACGGCTCCATCCTCGCGACCGACGCACAGACCTTCTCGATGCCCCAGTACGACGAGGGGACGAGTGACCAGCCCGGATCGCTCTCGATCGATATCGCCGGACCGCACCTGACGGTCGGCGGAAAGACGAACTACGGGTTCTTCGAAGGGTTCGTCACCGACGCGCAACTCGCGGCGTGGAACGTCTCCGATCCGACGACGGAGCTGATCGCGAATTATCAGGGCAGCGGCGTGACCGGGATGAACGTCACGGCAGTCGACGGCGGCGCTCGATACGAGTTCCCCGTCCACTACTCGGCGGGAACGGTGAGCGTCAGCGCGGGCGAACAACAGGGTTCGGCGAACTTCGACGTCGCGATCGATTCGACGAACGCGCCCGTCGAGGCGGGATCGGCCCTCTCGGTCGACGTCACCGTCACGAATACCGGCGCCGCGGCGGGGACGAAAGACGTCGGGTTGCTCGATCTCTCGGGATCGTCGGTCGATAGCGAAACGATCACCCTCGAATCCGGTGCGAGTACGACGATCACCCTCACCTGGTCGACCGGAGACGGCGACGCGGGATCGGGATCGATCACCGTCACCAGCACGGACGACAGCGCGTCGGTCGACGTAACGATCGAAGAACCGTCATCGGGCGGCGGGCCGGCGCTCCCGCCGCCACCGCCGAGCGAACCCGACCTCTCGGTCGTCGGGATTGACGCCGCCGCGACGACAGTCGCGCCCGGTGAGGAGATCTCGGTAACCGTCACGGTCGCCAACGACGGCGACGCGGCCGGCACGCAATCGCTCGAGCTGACGGTCGACGGAACCGTCGTCGCGTCCGCGTCGGTCGACGTCGCGGCCGGGGCGACCGTCGTCGAAACCGTCTCCTACACGTTCGAGTCGGCGGGTTCGTACGCGCTCGCGATCAACGGCCAATCCGCGGGTACGGTGACCGTCGAGGAATCCGCTGCGGACGGGGACTCGAAGGCTGCTGATCCGGACGAGACCGAGGGCGGTGACGACACCGATTCAGGATCCGACCAGCAGGGGGCCGGATCCGGTCCGACCGCGAGCACCGATCCCGATTCGACGTCCGCCGGGGACCCCGGGCCCGGAGCTGACGGCGTCCCCGGATTCACCCCGATCGTGACGATCGTGGCACTGCTATCCGTCCTCGCGGCCCGTCGACGACGAACCGGATAG
- a CDS encoding peptidylprolyl isomerase has protein sequence MGTPTATLHTTAGDIEIELYADRAPRTVENFLNLAEHDPAADADPAPDTTTWADPETGEIRGDSLYAGTEFHRVIEGFMVQGGDPTGTGRGGPGYEFDDEFHDELRHDGPGKLSMANSGPNTNGSQFFITLDAQPHLDDRHAVFGEVTDGMDVVREIGAVETDSNDKPTDAIEIESVTVDRD, from the coding sequence ATGGGTACACCTACGGCGACCCTGCACACCACCGCGGGCGATATCGAGATCGAACTCTACGCGGATCGAGCGCCCCGCACCGTGGAGAACTTCCTCAATCTGGCGGAACACGACCCCGCGGCCGACGCGGACCCCGCCCCGGACACGACCACCTGGGCCGACCCGGAGACCGGCGAGATACGCGGCGACTCGCTGTACGCGGGCACCGAGTTCCACCGCGTTATCGAGGGCTTCATGGTCCAGGGCGGCGACCCGACCGGCACCGGTCGCGGCGGTCCCGGCTACGAGTTCGACGACGAGTTCCACGACGAGCTCCGCCACGACGGGCCCGGCAAACTCTCGATGGCCAACTCCGGTCCCAACACCAACGGCTCGCAGTTCTTCATCACCCTCGACGCCCAGCCCCACCTCGACGACCGCCACGCCGTCTTCGGGGAGGTCACGGACGGCATGGACGTCGTCCGCGAGATCGGCGCCGTCGAGACCGACTCCAACGACAAGCCCACCGACGCGATCGAGATCGAATCCGTCACGGTCGATCGCGACTGA
- a CDS encoding succinylglutamate desuccinylase/aspartoacylase family protein: MRSASHTSDRVVLARLPSGVSVETTVHTYEGAQPGPTLYVQAAQHGREVNGTAVCRRFHDRIRGRSLAGRIVVVPVANPLTFDRVSYTTPEVLDSVNPNMNRVWPGDASGSLHQRMAATLWRRVEDSDAVVDLHTGSPAMYPHVVFLEGSEGSRQLAEAFGTDLLLGEQAGADASDEWHRRGFAGKLRVVADRDGIPAITPELAHSRELVEDAIEVGVEGLLDVCRHLGLLEGTVPDRSQTLARNHLGQVTASASGLFRPKPSLELGESIPAGTSIGTVYDPTTYETVQNVSTDRSGILYACTRDATVKAGDKLASVAIVRDE, encoded by the coding sequence ATGCGCAGTGCGAGCCACACGAGCGACCGGGTCGTCCTGGCGAGGCTGCCCTCGGGGGTTTCCGTCGAGACGACGGTGCACACCTACGAGGGGGCTCAGCCTGGTCCGACGCTGTACGTCCAGGCGGCCCAGCACGGCCGCGAGGTGAACGGGACGGCGGTGTGCCGCCGGTTTCACGACCGGATTCGCGGGCGATCGCTGGCCGGCCGCATCGTGGTCGTCCCGGTGGCGAACCCGCTCACGTTCGATCGCGTCTCCTACACCACTCCGGAGGTGCTCGACAGCGTGAATCCCAACATGAATCGCGTCTGGCCGGGCGACGCGTCGGGCTCGCTGCACCAGCGAATGGCGGCCACGCTGTGGCGGCGGGTCGAGGACTCTGACGCCGTCGTCGACCTCCACACCGGGAGTCCGGCGATGTACCCCCACGTCGTCTTCCTCGAGGGGAGCGAGGGCTCGCGCCAGCTGGCCGAGGCGTTCGGCACCGATCTCTTGCTCGGCGAGCAGGCGGGCGCCGACGCGTCGGACGAGTGGCACCGCCGGGGCTTCGCGGGCAAACTCCGCGTCGTCGCCGACCGCGACGGGATCCCCGCCATCACGCCGGAGCTGGCCCACAGTCGCGAACTCGTCGAGGATGCCATCGAAGTGGGCGTCGAAGGACTACTCGACGTCTGTCGCCATCTCGGACTCCTGGAGGGGACCGTCCCGGATCGGTCGCAGACGCTGGCTCGCAACCACCTCGGGCAGGTCACGGCGTCGGCGTCCGGACTCTTTCGTCCGAAACCGTCGCTCGAACTCGGGGAATCGATTCCAGCCGGCACCTCGATCGGCACGGTGTACGACCCGACGACCTACGAGACGGTACAGAACGTCTCGACCGACCGTTCGGGGATCCTGTACGCCTGCACTCGCGACGCGACAGTAAAGGCCGGAGACAAACTCGCGAGCGTCGCGATCGTCCGGGACGAGTAA
- the mct gene encoding succinyl-CoA:mesaconate CoA-transferase, protein MGALSDIRVLDLTQVLAGPYCTMVLADMGADVVKIERPGGDLIRSNPPFVEEPDQEAYGGYFQSVNRGKRSIELNLGDAEDREDFLRLVETADVVVENYRAGTMERFDLGYETLAERNPSIIYSAIRGFGDPRTGETHRQGQPSFDLIAQALGGVMEITGQPDGPPTKVGPGIGDLFTATLNCIGILGALHHRERTGEGQFVDTALYDSMISMTERAIYQQSYDGEPPTRLGNAHPTLFPYDAFEVDDGYVVIAAFGSNHWTALCEAIGREDLAEEYPTADSRLANREVLRGELADWMIERASNDVVELLEGSVPVAPVQTTADIFDDSHVHTRNMLYEVEQPGADRPVQIAGAPIKMSETTPEPRGRAPLLNEHEAEVFDELADDEAATADD, encoded by the coding sequence ATGGGAGCGCTCTCAGATATCCGGGTTCTGGATCTGACGCAGGTTCTGGCCGGACCGTACTGCACGATGGTACTCGCGGACATGGGGGCGGACGTGGTCAAGATCGAGCGTCCCGGCGGCGACCTCATCCGGTCGAACCCGCCGTTCGTCGAGGAGCCCGATCAGGAGGCCTACGGCGGCTACTTCCAGAGCGTCAACCGCGGCAAGCGAAGCATCGAGTTGAACCTCGGCGACGCCGAGGATCGGGAGGACTTCCTCCGACTCGTCGAGACGGCAGACGTCGTCGTGGAGAACTATCGCGCGGGCACGATGGAGCGATTCGACCTCGGCTACGAGACGCTCGCCGAGCGGAATCCGTCGATCATCTACTCCGCTATCCGGGGCTTCGGCGACCCGCGAACGGGCGAAACGCACCGACAGGGCCAGCCCTCGTTCGATCTCATCGCGCAGGCGCTCGGGGGCGTCATGGAGATCACCGGCCAGCCGGACGGACCGCCGACGAAGGTCGGGCCGGGCATCGGCGACCTCTTCACGGCGACGCTGAACTGCATCGGCATCCTCGGCGCACTCCATCACCGCGAACGGACGGGCGAGGGCCAGTTCGTCGACACGGCCTTGTACGACTCGATGATCAGCATGACCGAGCGCGCCATCTACCAGCAGTCCTACGACGGCGAACCGCCGACCCGGCTGGGCAACGCTCACCCGACGCTGTTTCCCTACGACGCCTTCGAAGTCGACGACGGGTACGTCGTGATCGCCGCGTTCGGATCGAACCACTGGACCGCACTCTGCGAGGCGATCGGTCGCGAGGACCTCGCGGAAGAGTATCCGACGGCCGACAGTCGGCTCGCCAACCGCGAGGTCCTCCGCGGCGAACTCGCCGACTGGATGATCGAGCGGGCGTCCAACGACGTCGTCGAGTTGCTCGAAGGAAGCGTTCCCGTGGCCCCGGTCCAGACGACGGCGGACATCTTCGACGATTCGCACGTCCACACGCGCAACATGCTCTACGAGGTCGAACAGCCGGGAGCCGACCGACCGGTCCAGATCGCCGGGGCCCCGATCAAGATGAGCGAGACGACCCCGGAACCGCGAGGCAGGGCGCCGCTGTTGAACGAGCACGAGGCGGAGGTGTTCGACGAACTGGCGGACGACGAAGCGGCGACCGCCGACGACTGA
- a CDS encoding sulfatase family protein, protein MAASQPNVLLVHCHDLGRYLGCYGVDVETPNVDALAAGGVLFENHFGTAPQCSPSRGSLLTGRYPHVNGLMGLAHGNWELHPAERILPQYLDEAGYETHLFGLQHISQDTDRLGYEYVHSERNLYPGVSPAVHQVNRAGNVTDVLTEFLETEAFDAPFFASVGFFELHRVEEPNGRYGFERDHYDGADPDDVSPLSYLPDRRGIRQDLAEMHGMVGAIDEAMGRIHRCLIETGLEDETLLVFTTEHGIAFPRAKGTCYNPGIEAALIVSHPEIASGGRRVDDLVSNVDVLPTILDVLDISIPDAVDGRSVKSLLSGDSGEGREELFAEMTWHDMYNPIRAIRTERFKYIRNFWYLPRVYLPRDVFASEAGREVREAYGVPLRPFEELYDLREGPTETENVVNEPRYSEHRRNLATRLHEWMVETDDPLLDGPVPPADFDEIMTWPGDDPG, encoded by the coding sequence ATGGCTGCGTCGCAACCGAACGTGCTCCTCGTCCACTGCCACGATCTCGGTCGCTACCTGGGGTGTTACGGCGTCGACGTCGAAACGCCGAACGTCGACGCGCTCGCAGCCGGCGGGGTGTTGTTCGAGAACCACTTCGGGACCGCCCCGCAGTGCTCACCGAGTCGGGGCAGTCTGCTAACCGGTCGCTACCCGCACGTCAACGGCCTGATGGGGCTGGCCCACGGGAACTGGGAGCTGCATCCCGCCGAACGCATCCTGCCGCAGTACCTCGACGAGGCGGGCTACGAAACCCACCTCTTCGGCCTCCAGCATATCAGCCAGGACACCGACCGGCTGGGCTACGAGTACGTCCACTCCGAGCGAAACCTCTATCCCGGCGTCTCGCCGGCGGTCCACCAGGTCAATCGTGCGGGGAACGTGACCGACGTCTTGACCGAGTTTCTCGAGACGGAGGCGTTCGACGCACCCTTTTTCGCCTCGGTCGGGTTCTTCGAGCTGCACCGCGTCGAGGAGCCCAACGGGCGATACGGGTTCGAGCGCGACCACTACGACGGCGCCGATCCGGACGACGTCTCGCCGCTCTCGTACCTCCCGGATCGGCGGGGCATCCGCCAGGACCTCGCGGAGATGCACGGCATGGTCGGTGCGATCGACGAGGCGATGGGTCGGATTCACCGGTGCCTGATCGAGACCGGCCTCGAGGACGAGACGCTCCTCGTCTTCACCACGGAACACGGCATTGCGTTCCCCCGAGCGAAGGGAACGTGTTACAACCCCGGGATCGAGGCGGCGCTGATCGTCTCCCATCCCGAGATCGCGAGCGGCGGCCGACGCGTCGACGACCTCGTGAGCAACGTCGACGTCCTTCCGACCATCCTCGACGTGCTCGACATCTCGATCCCCGACGCGGTCGACGGACGAAGCGTCAAATCACTCCTCTCCGGCGATTCCGGCGAGGGCCGCGAGGAACTCTTCGCCGAGATGACCTGGCACGACATGTACAACCCAATCCGGGCCATCCGGACGGAGCGATTCAAGTACATCCGAAATTTCTGGTACCTGCCTCGGGTCTACCTCCCGCGAGATGTCTTCGCCAGCGAGGCCGGCCGCGAGGTGCGGGAGGCCTACGGCGTCCCGTTACGCCCGTTCGAGGAACTGTACGACCTCCGCGAGGGGCCGACGGAGACGGAAAACGTGGTGAACGAACCGCGATACAGCGAGCACCGCCGGAACCTGGCGACGCGACTTCACGAGTGGATGGTCGAGACCGACGACCCGCTGCTCGACGGACCAGTTCCGCCGGCCGACTTCGACGAGATCATGACCTGGCCAGGGGACGATCCGGGGTAG